A window of Micrococcus endophyticus contains these coding sequences:
- a CDS encoding AAA family ATPase, whose translation MAVSEKYNALLFDRLHGQINALPESRNAAESAALEQLLSGQELDTDTVQDIGGHRVELAGVPDSLIGEFSTRSRLIEARVDELIAQWQDGHEGTRPSKAEVLRLRQQATLETRTPKAEATETLAEKMVGWRDRAVAGGHDPSDIVSAALGHDRRTVTADQLTGQAQQAMAAWVLADASIRRTTFTRANVLASAERVLALVRFPTAQERHDAADALVEKALEQAVAMTPDRMTAPPDFDPVLSAPRDRSGLDHQRTDGRWTTQQVMADEDYLMSRVRATDAPTLATDTLSGQVAAVTTASGHPLSADQARATKHVLSSPAGLDAIIGPAGTGKTTTMAAVATLWAAQHGEGSVVGLAPSAVAAGVLGDELGVPTENTAKWLWESVGNGAAARAQRVTQLQARLTELWEQPDTEARTRALNRATARLAQEHAEQARYTLRPGQLLIVDEASMVGTAPLAELARQADAAGAKVLLVGDPAQLEAVEAGGFLGWMDRAEDVDVARLDQVWRFRNEWERKASLRLRTGDKDVLETYDEQGRLHGDPKQDAADTAYRAWLNDKREGLSTILIASDNTTVADLNTRAQLDLIEAGLVDIDTTVTLRSEVRAGVGDEVLARRNDRSLRDDTGAFIANGTRLTLTGINPDGSAQATNESTGGTVTLDVDYLASSTELGYATTAHRSQGVTVDTGHTVVEVGQSRELFYVAMTRGRMANHAYVDLEADDHPSPDQWDLLHKTPGANTPVGALKAVLDHSTAERAAHEVSAAERAWANDLGRLVHEFEFLDWAERAERTHAWIDAAYPDPAVNQAMRDPETWNRLVKVDPARTYTEPPSDADTPDTVLTHCQAPPAVSVLEAPPAAEDAPLAAARNEVRAHLFTELDHRVAATRAEQPEWLLPLAEQGASDEDLRAVLLWRAVSNQDDAEEALGRAPEDRSSLAHHYQRAEACVSRLMHAPADEPAPSPEPGDVEDTRAQTSAQVAALTDDALDFSWVNDLPDEAGHDQLPPPAWELDPEEPDWTPSR comes from the coding sequence GTGGCCGTGTCCGAGAAGTACAACGCGCTGCTGTTCGACCGGCTCCACGGACAGATCAACGCCCTGCCCGAGTCCCGCAACGCCGCCGAATCCGCCGCCCTGGAGCAGCTGCTGTCCGGTCAGGAGCTGGACACGGACACGGTCCAGGACATCGGTGGCCACCGCGTGGAGCTGGCCGGCGTTCCGGACAGCCTCATCGGGGAGTTCTCCACCCGGTCACGGTTGATCGAGGCCCGCGTGGACGAACTGATCGCCCAGTGGCAGGACGGGCACGAGGGCACCCGCCCGTCCAAGGCCGAGGTGTTGCGTCTGCGTCAGCAGGCCACCCTGGAGACCCGTACCCCCAAGGCCGAGGCCACCGAGACGCTGGCCGAGAAGATGGTCGGCTGGCGTGACCGCGCCGTGGCCGGTGGCCACGACCCCTCGGACATCGTGTCCGCCGCTCTCGGACATGACCGGCGCACCGTGACCGCTGACCAGCTGACCGGACAGGCGCAGCAGGCCATGGCCGCCTGGGTCCTGGCTGACGCCTCCATTCGCCGGACCACGTTCACCCGCGCCAACGTCCTGGCCTCGGCCGAGCGGGTGCTCGCTCTCGTGCGCTTCCCCACCGCCCAGGAGCGCCACGACGCCGCCGACGCCCTCGTGGAGAAGGCCCTGGAGCAGGCCGTGGCCATGACCCCGGACAGGATGACCGCCCCGCCGGACTTCGATCCCGTGCTGTCCGCCCCGCGTGACCGCTCCGGTCTGGACCACCAGCGCACCGACGGGCGCTGGACCACGCAGCAGGTCATGGCCGACGAGGACTACCTGATGTCCCGTGTCCGGGCCACGGACGCCCCCACCCTGGCCACGGACACGCTGTCCGGCCAGGTGGCCGCCGTGACCACCGCCTCCGGTCACCCGCTCTCGGCCGACCAGGCCCGCGCCACCAAGCATGTGCTCTCCTCCCCAGCCGGGCTCGACGCGATCATCGGCCCGGCCGGCACGGGCAAGACCACCACCATGGCCGCCGTCGCCACGCTGTGGGCCGCCCAGCACGGGGAGGGCTCCGTCGTCGGTCTGGCCCCCTCCGCCGTCGCCGCCGGCGTGCTCGGGGACGAACTCGGCGTGCCCACCGAGAACACCGCCAAGTGGCTGTGGGAGTCCGTGGGCAACGGAGCCGCCGCCCGCGCCCAGCGCGTGACCCAGCTCCAGGCCCGCCTGACCGAGCTGTGGGAGCAGCCCGACACCGAGGCCCGCACCCGCGCGCTGAACCGCGCCACCGCCCGCCTGGCCCAGGAGCACGCCGAGCAGGCCCGCTACACGCTCCGCCCCGGCCAGCTGCTGATCGTGGACGAGGCCTCCATGGTGGGCACCGCCCCCCTGGCCGAACTGGCGCGTCAGGCCGACGCCGCCGGGGCCAAGGTGCTGCTCGTCGGAGATCCCGCCCAGCTCGAAGCCGTGGAGGCCGGCGGATTCCTGGGTTGGATGGACCGCGCGGAGGACGTGGACGTGGCCCGCCTAGACCAGGTCTGGCGCTTCCGCAACGAGTGGGAGCGCAAGGCGTCCCTGCGCCTGCGCACCGGCGACAAGGACGTGCTCGAGACCTACGACGAGCAGGGCCGGCTCCACGGCGACCCGAAGCAGGACGCAGCGGACACCGCCTACCGCGCCTGGCTCAACGACAAGCGTGAGGGCTTGTCCACGATCCTCATCGCCTCGGACAACACGACCGTGGCCGACCTGAACACTCGCGCGCAGCTGGACCTGATCGAGGCCGGCCTGGTGGACATCGACACCACGGTCACCCTACGTTCCGAGGTTCGCGCCGGCGTCGGGGACGAGGTCCTGGCCCGACGCAACGACCGCTCCCTGCGCGATGACACCGGAGCGTTCATCGCCAATGGCACCCGCCTGACCCTGACCGGGATCAACCCCGACGGCTCGGCCCAGGCCACCAACGAGTCCACCGGCGGCACCGTCACCCTGGACGTGGACTACCTGGCCTCCTCCACCGAGCTGGGCTACGCCACTACCGCGCACCGCTCCCAGGGCGTCACCGTGGACACCGGGCACACCGTGGTGGAGGTCGGCCAATCCCGCGAGCTGTTCTACGTGGCCATGACTCGTGGTCGCATGGCCAACCACGCCTACGTGGACCTGGAGGCGGACGACCACCCCTCACCGGACCAGTGGGACCTGCTCCACAAGACCCCCGGCGCGAACACCCCCGTGGGCGCTCTGAAGGCCGTGCTGGACCACTCCACCGCTGAGCGCGCCGCCCACGAGGTCTCCGCCGCCGAGCGCGCATGGGCCAACGATCTGGGCCGGCTGGTCCACGAGTTCGAGTTCCTGGACTGGGCCGAGCGTGCCGAGCGCACCCACGCCTGGATCGACGCCGCCTACCCGGACCCGGCGGTGAACCAGGCCATGCGCGACCCCGAGACCTGGAACCGTCTCGTGAAGGTAGACCCGGCCCGCACGTACACCGAGCCGCCGTCCGACGCGGACACCCCGGACACCGTGCTCACCCACTGCCAGGCCCCGCCGGCCGTGTCCGTGCTCGAGGCCCCGCCCGCCGCCGAGGACGCCCCACTCGCGGCCGCGCGCAACGAGGTCCGCGCTCACCTGTTCACCGAGCTGGACCACCGTGTGGCCGCCACCCGCGCCGAGCAGCCCGAGTGGCTGCTCCCCCTGGCCGAGCAGGGGGCCAGCGACGAGGACCTGCGTGCCGTGCTGCTCTGGCGTGCCGTCTCCAACCAGGACGACGCCGAGGAGGCCCTGGGCCGCGCCCCGGAGGACCGTTCCTCCCTGGCCCACCACTACCAGCGCGCCGAGGCCTGCGTGTCCCGGCTGATGCACGCCCCCGCGGACGAGCCCGCCCCGTCCCCCGAGCCCGGCGACGTCGAGGACACGCGCGCCCAGACCAGCGCGCAGGTCGCCGCCCTCACGGACGACGCCCTGGACTTCTCCTGGGTCAACGACCTGCCCGACGAGGCCGGCCACGACCAGCTCCCACCCCCGGCGTGGGAGCTGGACCCCGAGGAGCCGGACTGGACCCCGTCCCGGTAG
- a CDS encoding helicase-related protein codes for MTARVLAGGLPYEPDSVADQQALADIEADTTPDTTTSAQVSGPDTGVAAPEAADSGADTDTARPGVVTAGGQPWTGGSRRPARWQDRLTANVAALEVLATLEQEARPATEAEQQTLAGWSAWGALPFVFDEADERVSTQDRERVRELLGPVGWSQARATTLNAHYTDPAVAAAMWSALESAGFEDGPVLEPGCGSGEFMGAAPDGAQMVGVELDETTARVAAYLHPDQQVMSAGFEKTMFPENSFSAAVGNVPFGRYSVVDKTHNGQGHSIHNHFILKSLRLTAPGGCVAVMTSTHTMDAKRETARREMARYADLVGAVRLPNGAMAASAGTDVKTDVLVFRRRKPTEKVDQDRVAGWVEADTLAVRDPEGNEHEVNYSKWFKDHPERVVGEAGYASSAFGPTYAVRAEADVNVAEQVEVLLTEQMLDARFGGSSALSYAPEVAEGVAVDTSPGLRFAPEPEAQIGHVRHNAGGWFEQYRAGLTWERVKIARPLFGQAKSLLAMRDKATEVLAAQRTGAPEAEREQLRGELRGLWESYVGYHGPISRGQDKYGPPSKADRAAYLRDVEAEWRDSLPQDGDVAPEDVPVPEDLAAEWQEEAARPEFKKREQKHLEFLAGDPKLGLIRSLEVYDEATNSATPAPIMTRDVVQHRTRPERAESVEDAIAISMDESRTVDVGRVAELLGVDRAQARERMSGEVFQVPGTEELVPKTTYLSGNVRAKLAAAREAAQADAAFRENVAALEAVVPAEIALADVSVNPGVRWVPEDVYAQFVSETLKAQCQVRLNPGTDAWEIEVPKGGVAPDVRYRWGVEKRTPAQLMTAAMNMKTVTVTVELEEGKRVKDEKATAAARAKVEEIRAEFGVWMMQDPARVERLQGLYNDAFNAHVAPDYSGAGARLSLPGLNESMTPYSYQRAAVARAVSEPTVLLDHVVGAGKTGTMIMSAMELKRTGIVAKPCMVVPNHLVDQIATEATQWYPDANVIAVPTGLAAPARQEWMAQVGAGDWDLVVMPQTTFEKVQIDPVKQAEWLKQAQDELEAATAGQDQDAGWVKRSEKAKKSLERQHGKIAANTDPGVTFEETGIDYLLVDEAHMFKNLARSSDLAELACSGSQRAMDLDFKLRALREVKTEAAERAGVAGPGYLPAVATFATGTPVANNMAEMWVMQHYLRPDLLEAARVDTVTAWGQAFTKVKPQLRPTVTGDGYQQVIKVAEYVNVPELLSINSAFTDVVLRDRLETTLPSVATGDRILMARPPSEQVAQYVNQLKERIEAVKNTPPTKGADNMLVIVGDGRKVALDARLVGMDADPDGGRVGAVAEQIMTIHERTKDTEYRLPNGEVSETTGALQIVFCDQSTPTEDGSWNVYDQLREDLAARGMDSEKVAFIHEAKTDEARAALFEKCRDGRVNVIIGSTQKMGTGTNIQTRAIALHHMDVPWRPADLEQREGRIIRQGNQNPEVSIYAWATEQTFDVYSWDMIARKATFIAQVKAGQHNGRTMEDVVAGLEVSGASAAAVLSGDPRIEQLATLSMDVEQLTRAQSAWSQQRATQRVELGRYEARQAFLAGRQDALIGLAAQVIPTGGDAFAFTTTDGQTIRNRGEAGEVLVAELRRQAARTDRTDFLDATDPEPLGTLGGVEVGTVRHASQVYLVPMQAPSVRRAWSAAQVLGGEVSAQGSIISAENFVAELPNQLVKDKRELDQLAETIPAMQEGLSESRFQQADELVAKQRELAALEAEMSDDVDESLRPEVVEYTADQLNERGLLGHHTVPREGDVWEYNKGFYIVGYTDKSVGAHQRQLWAWPVDGDPKDAFGAAKLQSRGRMVVRRESGLNEIERRAMQADLDRDRIVPNPRMALGYDGEVLREHEDGTVRQGRIDAEGNMIESSTGALIRNEQFVRYGSPVILIDATTPEAEQARREAIAERAYTRWPDELVPGQVLQEDIAGFGYAGDIVRMRPGFGERRVAVSPDTGAARERLSGSAAAGARRWQVSEAVQLSDAERERLWVAKTRSVQVGDLRAGDTVMATDVDTSATAKVPVTILKTGSGGNRDIVYADQDGAKQECRRRETTMVTVLGRTRGALELPELATLAAGAGQPVKACPARRISPDSQWVGRTLAVDTAVDRVATERAADGLKIGTVIAQDSRTIGSAYSGTEEVALLTLRDEAGGQFQVTSRDSGHVWEVEDGFDAAAVLGGRGLAGSAPDATPRPDTVSVTGQVTERSGQCASMAGQPDAATWTARGHEVAARPEDLEHLFGTHRSEPGTAGPSI; via the coding sequence ATGACCGCCCGGGTGTTGGCCGGCGGGCTTCCGTACGAGCCGGACAGCGTGGCCGACCAGCAGGCGCTGGCGGACATCGAGGCGGACACGACCCCGGACACCACGACATCGGCCCAGGTCAGCGGCCCGGACACGGGCGTGGCCGCCCCGGAGGCGGCGGACAGCGGGGCGGACACGGACACGGCCAGGCCCGGGGTGGTGACCGCCGGTGGCCAGCCGTGGACAGGGGGCTCGCGGCGTCCGGCCAGGTGGCAGGACAGGCTGACCGCGAACGTGGCCGCCCTGGAGGTGCTGGCCACGCTGGAGCAGGAGGCGCGGCCGGCCACCGAGGCCGAGCAGCAGACGCTGGCCGGGTGGTCGGCGTGGGGGGCGCTGCCGTTCGTGTTCGACGAGGCGGACGAGCGCGTGTCCACCCAGGACCGGGAGCGGGTGCGGGAGCTGCTGGGTCCGGTTGGCTGGTCCCAGGCGAGGGCCACGACGCTGAACGCGCACTACACGGACCCGGCGGTCGCGGCCGCGATGTGGTCGGCGCTGGAGTCGGCCGGCTTCGAGGACGGGCCGGTGCTGGAGCCGGGGTGCGGGTCCGGGGAGTTCATGGGCGCCGCCCCGGACGGGGCGCAGATGGTCGGTGTGGAGCTGGATGAGACGACGGCCCGGGTAGCCGCGTACCTGCACCCCGACCAGCAGGTGATGTCGGCCGGATTCGAGAAGACCATGTTCCCGGAGAACTCGTTCTCCGCGGCGGTGGGCAACGTGCCCTTCGGGCGCTACTCGGTGGTGGACAAGACCCACAACGGGCAGGGCCACTCGATCCACAACCACTTCATCCTGAAGTCGCTGCGGCTGACCGCCCCGGGCGGGTGCGTGGCCGTGATGACCTCCACGCACACGATGGACGCCAAGCGCGAGACCGCGCGGCGGGAGATGGCCCGGTACGCCGACCTGGTGGGCGCGGTGCGTCTGCCCAACGGGGCCATGGCGGCCTCGGCCGGCACGGACGTGAAGACGGACGTGCTCGTGTTCCGCCGGCGCAAGCCCACCGAGAAGGTGGACCAAGACCGCGTGGCCGGATGGGTAGAGGCGGACACCCTGGCGGTGAGGGACCCGGAGGGCAACGAGCACGAGGTCAACTACTCGAAGTGGTTCAAGGACCACCCCGAGCGGGTGGTCGGAGAGGCCGGCTACGCCAGCAGCGCGTTCGGGCCGACCTACGCGGTCAGGGCTGAGGCGGACGTGAACGTGGCCGAGCAGGTGGAGGTGCTGCTGACCGAGCAGATGCTCGACGCGCGGTTCGGTGGGTCCAGTGCGCTGTCCTACGCCCCCGAGGTGGCTGAGGGGGTGGCGGTCGACACAAGCCCTGGCCTGCGGTTCGCCCCGGAGCCCGAGGCTCAGATCGGCCATGTGCGGCACAACGCGGGGGGCTGGTTCGAGCAGTACCGGGCGGGGTTGACGTGGGAGCGGGTGAAGATCGCCCGTCCCCTGTTCGGGCAGGCGAAGTCGTTGCTGGCCATGCGGGACAAGGCCACGGAGGTGCTGGCCGCTCAGCGCACGGGTGCGCCCGAGGCCGAACGGGAGCAGCTGCGCGGGGAGCTGCGTGGGCTGTGGGAGTCCTACGTGGGCTACCACGGGCCGATCTCCCGCGGCCAGGACAAGTACGGGCCGCCGTCGAAGGCGGACCGTGCCGCGTACCTGCGCGATGTGGAGGCCGAGTGGCGGGACAGTCTGCCGCAGGACGGCGACGTCGCGCCGGAGGACGTGCCCGTGCCGGAGGACCTCGCGGCCGAGTGGCAGGAGGAGGCGGCCCGACCCGAGTTTAAGAAGCGGGAGCAGAAGCACCTGGAGTTCCTGGCCGGGGACCCGAAGCTGGGGCTGATCCGGTCGCTGGAGGTGTACGACGAGGCCACGAACTCGGCCACGCCGGCGCCGATCATGACCCGGGATGTGGTGCAGCACCGGACCCGTCCGGAGCGGGCGGAGTCCGTGGAGGACGCGATCGCCATCAGCATGGACGAGTCCCGGACCGTGGACGTGGGCCGGGTGGCTGAGCTGCTGGGCGTGGACCGGGCGCAGGCGCGTGAGCGCATGTCCGGTGAGGTGTTCCAGGTGCCCGGTACTGAGGAGCTGGTGCCCAAGACGACGTACCTGTCCGGGAACGTGCGCGCCAAGCTCGCGGCGGCGCGGGAGGCCGCGCAGGCCGACGCGGCGTTCCGGGAGAACGTGGCCGCGCTGGAGGCCGTGGTCCCGGCGGAGATCGCGCTGGCGGACGTGTCGGTGAATCCGGGCGTGCGGTGGGTGCCCGAGGACGTGTACGCGCAGTTCGTCTCGGAGACGTTGAAGGCCCAGTGCCAGGTGCGGCTGAATCCGGGCACGGACGCCTGGGAGATTGAGGTCCCCAAGGGTGGGGTCGCCCCGGATGTGCGGTATCGGTGGGGCGTGGAGAAGCGCACGCCGGCGCAGCTGATGACCGCGGCGATGAACATGAAGACCGTGACCGTGACCGTGGAGCTCGAGGAGGGCAAGCGGGTCAAGGACGAGAAGGCCACGGCGGCCGCGCGGGCGAAGGTCGAGGAGATCCGGGCTGAGTTCGGGGTCTGGATGATGCAGGACCCGGCGCGCGTGGAGCGGTTGCAGGGGCTCTACAACGACGCCTTCAACGCTCACGTGGCCCCGGACTACTCGGGCGCCGGTGCGCGGCTGTCCCTGCCGGGGCTGAACGAGTCGATGACCCCGTACTCCTACCAGCGGGCGGCGGTGGCCCGGGCAGTGTCCGAGCCGACCGTTCTGCTGGACCATGTGGTGGGCGCAGGCAAGACCGGAACGATGATCATGTCCGCGATGGAGCTCAAGCGCACCGGGATCGTGGCCAAGCCGTGCATGGTGGTCCCGAACCACCTGGTGGACCAGATCGCCACGGAGGCCACGCAGTGGTACCCGGACGCGAACGTGATCGCGGTGCCCACGGGGCTGGCCGCCCCGGCCCGGCAGGAGTGGATGGCGCAGGTCGGGGCCGGGGACTGGGACCTGGTGGTCATGCCCCAGACCACGTTCGAGAAGGTCCAGATCGACCCGGTGAAGCAGGCCGAGTGGCTCAAGCAGGCCCAGGACGAGCTGGAGGCGGCCACGGCCGGGCAGGACCAGGACGCAGGCTGGGTGAAGCGGTCGGAGAAGGCGAAGAAGTCGCTGGAGCGTCAGCACGGGAAGATCGCGGCGAACACCGATCCGGGGGTCACGTTCGAGGAGACGGGCATCGACTACCTGCTGGTGGACGAGGCGCACATGTTCAAGAACCTGGCCCGGTCCTCGGACCTGGCCGAGCTGGCGTGCTCGGGGTCCCAGCGGGCCATGGACCTGGACTTCAAGCTGCGCGCGTTGCGCGAGGTCAAGACCGAGGCGGCGGAGCGGGCAGGCGTGGCCGGCCCGGGCTACCTTCCGGCGGTGGCCACGTTCGCCACGGGCACCCCGGTGGCCAACAACATGGCCGAGATGTGGGTGATGCAGCACTACCTGCGCCCGGACCTGCTGGAGGCCGCTCGCGTGGACACCGTGACTGCCTGGGGTCAGGCGTTCACGAAGGTCAAGCCCCAGCTGCGGCCCACGGTGACCGGCGATGGCTACCAGCAGGTGATCAAGGTGGCCGAGTACGTGAACGTGCCCGAGCTGCTGTCGATCAACTCCGCGTTCACGGACGTGGTGCTCCGGGATCGGCTGGAGACGACCCTGCCGTCCGTGGCCACCGGGGACCGGATCCTGATGGCCCGCCCGCCGTCGGAGCAGGTGGCCCAGTACGTGAACCAGCTGAAGGAGCGGATCGAGGCGGTGAAGAACACGCCGCCGACGAAGGGGGCGGACAACATGCTCGTGATCGTGGGCGACGGGCGGAAGGTGGCGCTGGATGCGCGCCTGGTCGGCATGGACGCGGACCCGGACGGTGGACGTGTGGGCGCGGTGGCCGAGCAGATCATGACCATCCACGAGCGCACCAAGGACACCGAGTACCGGCTGCCCAACGGGGAGGTCTCCGAGACCACCGGGGCTCTGCAGATCGTGTTCTGCGACCAGTCCACGCCCACCGAGGACGGGTCCTGGAACGTGTACGACCAGCTGCGCGAGGACCTGGCCGCGCGCGGGATGGACTCGGAGAAGGTGGCGTTCATCCACGAGGCCAAGACGGACGAGGCCCGGGCGGCCTTGTTCGAGAAGTGCCGGGACGGGCGGGTGAACGTGATCATCGGATCGACCCAGAAGATGGGCACCGGCACGAACATCCAGACCCGCGCGATCGCCCTGCACCACATGGACGTTCCCTGGCGCCCGGCGGACCTGGAGCAGCGTGAGGGCCGGATCATCCGGCAGGGCAACCAGAATCCCGAGGTGTCGATCTACGCCTGGGCCACCGAGCAGACCTTCGACGTCTACAGCTGGGACATGATCGCCCGCAAGGCCACGTTCATCGCCCAGGTGAAGGCCGGTCAGCACAACGGGCGAACCATGGAGGACGTGGTGGCCGGGCTGGAGGTCAGCGGCGCCTCCGCCGCGGCGGTGCTCTCCGGGGACCCGCGCATCGAGCAACTGGCCACGCTGAGCATGGACGTGGAGCAGCTGACCCGCGCGCAGAGCGCCTGGTCCCAGCAGCGGGCCACCCAGCGGGTCGAGCTGGGCCGGTACGAGGCCCGGCAGGCGTTCCTGGCCGGCCGGCAGGACGCCCTGATCGGGCTGGCCGCGCAGGTGATCCCCACCGGAGGGGATGCGTTCGCGTTCACGACGACGGACGGACAGACGATCCGCAACCGTGGGGAGGCCGGGGAAGTCCTGGTGGCCGAGCTGCGCCGGCAGGCGGCGCGCACGGACCGAACCGACTTCCTGGACGCGACCGACCCGGAGCCGTTGGGCACCCTCGGCGGGGTCGAGGTGGGTACGGTCCGGCACGCCTCGCAGGTGTACCTGGTGCCGATGCAGGCCCCGAGCGTGCGCCGGGCCTGGTCCGCGGCCCAGGTGCTCGGCGGTGAGGTCTCTGCTCAGGGCTCGATCATCTCGGCGGAGAACTTCGTGGCCGAGCTGCCGAACCAGCTGGTCAAGGACAAGCGCGAGCTGGACCAGTTGGCCGAGACCATCCCGGCCATGCAGGAGGGGCTGTCCGAGAGCCGGTTCCAGCAGGCTGATGAACTGGTCGCCAAGCAGCGTGAGCTCGCGGCGCTGGAGGCCGAGATGAGCGACGACGTGGACGAGTCCCTGCGTCCGGAAGTGGTCGAGTACACGGCAGATCAGCTGAACGAGCGTGGACTGCTTGGGCACCACACTGTGCCGCGTGAGGGCGATGTGTGGGAGTACAACAAGGGGTTCTACATCGTGGGGTACACGGACAAGTCCGTGGGCGCCCACCAGCGTCAGCTGTGGGCCTGGCCCGTGGACGGAGACCCCAAGGACGCCTTCGGGGCGGCCAAGTTGCAGTCCAGGGGCCGGATGGTCGTGCGGCGGGAGTCGGGCCTGAACGAGATCGAGCGTCGAGCCATGCAGGCCGACCTCGACCGAGACCGGATCGTGCCCAACCCGCGCATGGCGCTGGGGTACGACGGGGAAGTGCTGCGCGAGCACGAGGACGGGACCGTGCGGCAAGGCCGGATCGACGCCGAGGGCAACATGATCGAGTCCTCCACCGGGGCGCTGATCCGCAACGAGCAGTTCGTGCGGTACGGGTCGCCGGTGATCTTGATCGACGCGACCACCCCGGAGGCTGAGCAGGCTCGGCGGGAGGCGATCGCGGAGCGGGCGTACACGCGGTGGCCCGATGAGCTGGTCCCCGGGCAGGTGCTCCAGGAGGACATCGCCGGATTCGGGTACGCCGGAGACATCGTGCGGATGCGCCCGGGATTCGGGGAGCGGCGGGTGGCCGTGTCCCCGGACACGGGGGCCGCGCGTGAGCGGCTGAGCGGGTCGGCGGCGGCCGGCGCTCGGAGGTGGCAGGTCAGCGAGGCCGTGCAGCTCTCGGACGCCGAGCGCGAGAGGCTGTGGGTGGCCAAGACGCGCAGCGTGCAGGTCGGAGACCTGCGGGCCGGGGACACGGTGATGGCCACGGACGTGGACACCTCGGCCACGGCCAAGGTGCCCGTGACCATCCTGAAGACTGGATCCGGTGGCAATCGGGACATTGTGTACGCCGACCAGGACGGGGCCAAGCAGGAGTGCCGTCGGCGGGAGACGACGATGGTGACCGTGCTGGGCCGTACACGCGGGGCGTTGGAGTTGCCGGAGCTGGCCACGCTGGCCGCCGGGGCCGGCCAGCCGGTCAAGGCGTGTCCGGCTAGGCGGATCAGTCCGGACAGCCAGTGGGTTGGCCGGACACTGGCGGTGGACACGGCCGTGGACAGGGTGGCCACCGAGCGCGCGGCGGACGGGCTGAAAATCGGGACGGTCATCGCCCAGGACTCCCGGACCATCGGGTCTGCGTACAGCGGTACGGAGGAGGTGGCCCTGCTGACCCTGCGAGACGAGGCGGGCGGCCAGTTCCAGGTGACCTCCCGAGACTCCGGGCACGTCTGGGAGGTCGAGGACGGATTCGACGCGGCCGCGGTGCTCGGGGGGCGCGGGCTGGCCGGCAGTGCGCCGGATGCGACGCCGCGCCCGGACACGGTGTCCGTGACCGGCCAGGTGACCGAGCGAAGCGGTCAGTGCGCGAGCATGGCCGGACAGCCGGACGCGGCGACGTGGACGGCTCGTGGTCACGAGGTGGCCGCGCGGCCCGAGGACCTGGAGCACCTGTTCGGCACGCACCGCAGTGAGCCGGGCACGGCCGGTCCGAGCATCTGA